A segment of the Lycium ferocissimum isolate CSIRO_LF1 chromosome 5, AGI_CSIRO_Lferr_CH_V1, whole genome shotgun sequence genome:
aaccaatccatacccatgattacatcaaagcCTACCATTTCCAACTCTGCTAAGTCGGCCATGGTTATGCAGTGATAGACTAAAATTGGccaacccctataaatacgtctagctataactgaATATCCAACTGGAGTGGAcacttcaaagggttcatgTAACTTTTATAAttctatcccaaatttcttagcaataaatggggttacataagatagggtggatcctgggtcaataagggTATAAACGTCGAAGTGAAAACTGTtagtgtacctgtgacaacatccgCACATGCCTCGGTATCCTGACGACCtgctaaagcatacaagcggTTTCGACCTTCGCCTGCATTGCCAGACTTAGCTGCACCATGGCTTGACTAGGCTTTAGAATTTCGAGGAGCTGCTGAATTAGTGGACTGAATCACGCTATCATCGGTACCCTGTCCCGCTAATGGACAGTCCCTCTGAAAATAGCCTCGCTGGCCACACCAATGGCATATATCCATACCCATGCGACACTCCCCTGGGTGTCTCTTACCACACTTGCTGCAGATTGGATTATCATAAGTCTTCTTACCGACACTAGCCTGAGAATAAGGGTAAGTTGGCCTCAAAATTCTGTCTCTTCTGATCATTTTTTAACTTTGGGGCTGAGGCACTGGCTGCAGATGGAGCTAGTCCTGATGATATGTTCTTGAAGAATTTCCTGCCTCCACCTCCCCCATAACTGAAGTTACCTGTAGACTTAGCTCTTTTATTAAACTCTCTGTGTTTCTCTTTCTGAAGAGCTTCTTCCTCTTTCATTTTGTCCTCAATACCCTGAACAAAAGTGATCATCTTGGTGATAGTCATCGTCCCATTCTGAGCAGCAATATTTGCATCACCATGTAAGTGGGGGTATAAGGCCCAACACAAATCGCCTAACTAAGGCCCTCATATCAGAGACCATATACTGTGCATACTTAGCTAAGGAAACAAACTTGAGATAATACTCATTCACACTCATACCATTCTGCCTAAGTCTCAAATTCGTAGGCCTTCCCCTTTCTGACCTCAATCGGCTGGAAGTGGTCAATGAAATCATCTACAAACTCATCCTAAGTTGTTGGGGATGCATCTTCCCCGCGAGATCGTTCCAACgtctcataccaaatatgagcAACATCCTGCAACTAATAAGCTCCCAACTCTGCTGCCTCTGTCTCGATAGCATGCATAACACGAAAGACTTTCAGAAGCCCATAGATGAAGTTTTGCGGATCCTCCGCCTTAAGAGACCCTGTGAACACTGGAGGCTTCATATTCAGGAATTCCTTGGTCCTAGAATTGTCCGGCTCTCCACTAGAACCTGTGCTAGGAGTCGTTTCCTGATGTTGAGCCTAGTTAGCAACAATTTCGGTGAGCAGCTGGATAGCTCCCTAACATCCATGTTAGTAGCACTGGGCTACGGAGTAACTGTAGGATGGACCTCCACAAGCCCTTCTGTACCTGGGGTTTCATTCGGGGGCACTGCATCTGGTGCAAGCCCCTGAGCCTCGGTGTGAACTTTCTGAGTCTGAGAGTCCTTAGCAGTAGCCCTTTGGCTAGTAGTTGACGTCCTTCTGGAGTACTTGCTTTTCACATGCATTGTTTGAAATACGTAATACGCATGAGTTAGAAGGATTCCTGAAAGCATAGTTCTAACTGCACGAGCTAGAGTATGAatgaagtgagacaatcctagatGTCTTCATGGTCAACTTTTTATATGTATGGGcgccacacacacataaaagtgaccccaccgAACActgtttcatagactccctaagacacttgaacctaggctctgataccaagctttgtcactccccgaaccatggcctgggcgtaacacgacactctaTGCCTTgctacatgtgaccgagcgaagcacatggcttgctgaatcaacatagGGCATGTATTGATACggaatataatataacatgcatggtgagaatgaagcataagttaagtaatcaaagtttgaaattaaatgataaatactgAGCCAATACTAgctatacgactctgaatatctgacatGACTTAACTAAACTAGTcttgtctatgaagcctctgacatgagtctgactgctaaactatttactgggacaaggcccccggtaTAGCATTACTGCATAActgacaataaataaataaagataaaacccGAATGAGATAGGGCTCACTAATAGCTGGTACGTGCGAAGTCCTAACCAGCTGATCCGTCGTCCTATAAATCTGCATCATGAAATATAAGCCCCAGgcaaataaaaggggacgtcagtacattcgaattgtattggtatgtaaagcaactgaatgaaataagcatgacacatgaaatagaagaactgaaactaaaactaaatatatataagccGAGCATATAAtacgagtatatatatataacatgagtaaaacattttacgtgggagagccttagtataaccgacatggAACCACCACGTGAgcacgtggcgtctgatcttTGCCCCATCAGCTAAGTCAtctcataccttgccggggtacaagacatgaacatgacatgaatggatccaataacccgcaatgggtaaacatgaaggaatcgtcctaattGGGttgagcgatccttatcctacactggcatacgtagtttcaggtattAAACCTTCTCGGTAGTCTgtacaactcccaaaacatgaacatggatataattgTCTTAATAGCCCATGacttatataaacatgattcgtgATTGTATTGTAACATAAAGATAGATATGTAGTacataacttgtatgaaaacatggaagcatgtagaagttcatgaaaataaacataaaagttcatatcttgtatttaagaacccatggaatgcaaaatatgggttttcatgaattacaaacagattctcaataactggaatggaatattaagaacacaataacgaattaatcatacaaacatggtatatcatagtacaggtacttagggttatcatgaactcGTCTAGAACCTTAGTTTTAGTAAACtttcgtataatcatggaagaacgtggcgtggAGAAGGACAATGATGTTTccacacgtggatagaaaccctacatacctgttaatgctccaaaacttaTAACTAATGGTCTGAACTTGGAGAAGAATCCAAAAGCCTTAATCATGAATCCCTTagatgagttttcttgaaaaccctaggttaggaacagtggattcttgtttagaaatcatggacacgtgttagaattcacttgaaaggcttggaataggcttaccttagtGTATCTTGATGGTAGGAGGAGAAAAACTTCATGCTAGGGCTTGAGAATATGAAAAGTGGAATTAAAAACTGAAGTCCCGAATTTATACTATTTGCTGAAGCGGGGAAAGTACGGGCACAATGTACGCCCGTACAATATTTTACGTCCCATACAATCTGGGCGTACCTCATGTGTCAAATTTCAGAAACCATGATTTTTATTCTGTGAGGTACGTGATGAAGTACAGCCCGTACTTTAAAGTACATCCCGTATAAATTGTACTGCCAagaagtacggcccgtacaataaTGTACGACCCGTATATTCAGGCCGTACTTGGAATGCCAAATTCCAGTGATTCTGTTTTCTCTCATGGGAGGTACGTCCAAGGAGTACGTGCCGTACATAaatgtacgggccgtacataTTGACGTAAAATGTACTTTTACCGTTCCAAGGCCAACCACTTCCCGTCTTAGTTTCTAAGTCTCGAATCATGAGCGTAATTTAATTAGGAGGTATGAGGTGTTACAATTTTAGgctcatatttatttattttttaaaaaggctcATATTTATTCTTGAACCGTTAATTCCCCTTGTCCCTGCCTTTATAGGCTATACGACGCCTGTGTTAATATTATTTTCTCCCAATTTTAATCTAAGTGACAATGTCAGTGTTTCTTTGAACTTCTATTGTAAATTGATTTGAATTCATCAATCATCAATACCTTGAGAACAACTTGAGTTTCACAGGGGATAATGATAGTTATGTCAAGAGCACTGGGAATCACTGCaaagaaacaaaatagaaaattggAACTCACAGTACTCAATTTTTGCGCGGGTTTATTTTGTAAATTGGGTTGGTTTAGCGAGTCGGATTTCATTTGACTAGACTTAAATCGgaagaaaaataatatcaatataagaaataaaagtGGGAACAAAGGAAATTAACGGTCCAGAGTAATATGAGTCCAAGTTGAATGATAAAGATCATATATTTAAAAAGTATAACGAAagacaaaatataattttttttctcagaATACATAGTCAAGTTATAATTACCCTCGAATATTGTATGTCGACGAATATTTAAAACGAAAGCAAAAGAAGTGTAATGTGGTGTTTAGGTGTTGTCGTGACAAAGAAGGAGCCTCCTTTAAGAGCATACACGTAGAAAGTTGAGAGCATCGTGTGTTTGTCTGCATGTCACTTCATGGAGTcctatctttttctttctttatttttcttaaattcattatatattattatgactCTCCACCACTCCTTTATTTCTTCAAAGCTTCTCAAACTCTTATTTCCTCTTTCATGTTTATGTGAGTTTTGGAATTTATTTCTGTCggaaaaaaattcaacaagaaaaacacaactcaaAGTAGTTTTAGGTAGACAAGGTATGTATTCCTATTTTCTTTTGTCTATGGAAAATTAAACTTTCTCTTTTCTTAGAATTCTAATCCTTTTCTCTTTTAgtattaaaagttttttttaaaggtgTCTTGACCTCGGATATTTGGACTTGGGTTTGGCGTTTGGGGATGGATGGGAGGAGTTTtgcaacttaaaaaaaaatatatatgatacaTGAATTTGAACAAATATTTGATTATTAGTAGGTCACATGAACGATATTTGAAAAAGTTGAGGTTGAAAAATGGTGTTAGAagtgaagttgtgtttggatttttattttatttgacaaaaaaaggtTAAACAAATATTGATGTTTTGTGAATGAATAACATTTCATTTGTAAAACGGATCAAATTTAAATGGTCCCTTAATTATATCTCGTTTCTAAGATCTCATGATTTAAGAATATTATTTTTAGcctttacatttattttatttgaaaattaatgaATATGTGATTTAGATAGAAGAATAATTTATGTTATGGTCCTGAATTATTTGTGAAAATATTGATTCatgattttttaataattatttgttGGATGAAATACATAAATTAGTGATATAGCTGGATAGTACTTAGTGATGATGTTTATAAGTGGTAGCTGTTTGTGGTTGTGCATGGGTGGGCTAAGAGGTGATGTTGGGGCGGTAGTAAAGGTGACTGTCAGTGACggttcactactaaaaaaatcactatttttcCACTGAAAAATGTTCGTGCCTATTCCCATTGAATGTCGGaaggaaatttttaaaaaatttcaatgtTTCACTAAAAAATGTTTAGTGTCTATTCCCTGTCGGTAGGAAAAATCTAAATAGTAATTTTTCACACAAAAAATTATCAAGTTTCCCAATGTTTAAATGAGAATCCGcttttcatgcattttctcGATGAGCTGGTTCATTGTCCCAGTGAACTGGTTCGTGGGAATGAGAtgagaaaatcatgttttatagcaTAAATTTTTTACTGAGACTAAAAAATGTTGTAGTGGTTGGAGGGTGGAGATGGTAATTGCACGATATAAGTTGGTGAGAACGATTGATGGTAGTGGTTGGTGGTACATGTGTTTAATGGTAGTGACAATCAATAGTAGAGGTTATTAGTTAGTGGTGGTGGCTATGATATTGGAGGTGATTGATGGTGATGGCTAGTCACTTGTGGTTGTAGTTAGTGCTAATTGTTAGCCACAGTGGTTTACGCCAGCTGGCGATGTTGGCTGACAATGAAAGTAATTGGTTGTAGAGGCTGGGTGATAGCTGTGTGATGACTGATATAGTTATGATAAAATGTCACTTTAGTAAGAATTGTTGAGTAGACAAACATAATGATTTTAATACTAGTAATATGAATGAATTTGAGATCTATCTTACAATTGATTTgttgattaattaaaagaaaattgtttattaattttgtttttgtgtCAATGCAGGAGGCAGAGAGAATTGTAGAACTAGAAGATGCATGTACTAGTGATATCGTTGCCTTTGGCTATATTGGTATTGATCATACTAGCCATTATTTGTTACCTCTTTGGAAGAAGAAGGGGTCGATggtgattaattaattattcaaaATGCTTTATTATGGCTCCTCCAAGCTCTTGTTGGATACAGGctaaaagaaaaagtaagaaTGAATGGAACCCTTTATTTAAAGAGTATAGTCTATCCTAGAGAGcttcctttatattttcttgtaccctgtttcttgattttgtattCGTAAGAGTGAAACTATACTTTGTATTGTATATTGTGGTGTCTCGCAGAATGCGTACATACTAGATTGTTGAATCTTGTTGAACCAGTAAGATACTTAACACGATAATTTCAATATCATGTTTGGACACAAAATTATAAGAGATTAATATGATAGAACGGCGTATCTATTTGAGCCATAATGAATAGCAAAATGGACTGGAaaagtttcaagaaattcaaTCTATTTGGCGTGCCgtttgttcaatttttcttgggcCTTAAGACACTTAGGTCTTCCTCCCTACTACCCTTCTATGTAAGACGGCGTCAATGGGAGAGCAATCTCacacctattttttttttttttatctctaaaGTGATAACACAGAAGAGTCAAGAGGTGCCTTATATGTAGGGTTAGAGGAGGAACCTAGCTGCAATGTTGAAATCCTAATGGCATTCATTGTGGGCCTTATTGGATTAAGCATACACTCACCGCCTTATTAGACCCACCAGCACATAAAGTGCACGACCTAATACCAATTATCACACTATAATTGGACACACATTTATGGACTACCATATAATCCGAAATagttaaaatataaagaaaatgttttaaataatGTAAGCCCATTTTTTAACATTCACGAGGACTCCCCAGGGAGTCACTCATCCTAGTAGTACTCTCCCTCAAGCACGCTTAATTTCGGAGTTTTGATGGAATCCGGTGCGctagtgctggtatgatcgcatccaaaATATAGAGCAACTAACGTTGCAAATCATTGCACATCTGAATTACCTCTTGGGTGAACTAGTTTCACCTCAAGATAGCATGATGTGACTAATCAATAATGTGAACAATAATGATGCTCATCATAACACAACCTATGAAAGTAATGcacattttatttcataaaataaaaaattcacaaTAACAAATTATTACAGACTCCCACTAACTCAAAGAATCAAAAGACTCTAACACACCCATATTAGTTATATGACGTTTAAAGTTAATGGGTCTGAGACTCTTAGTTAGTGGATCAGCTAGCATTGCGTCTGTCCTAATATTTTGTATAACAATGTCTCCTTGCCTTACCAAATCCCTGACTCTCAAGAACTTAATTTGCATGTGTTTGGTGCCACTACTCagtttattatttttggaaaagaatACAGCTACACTGTTGTCACAAAACATCACAATGGGTCTCTGAATCAAGTCGACAACTTTGAGTTCTCCAATAAAACTTCGAAGCCAAACAGCTTGCATAGACACACAATAACAAGCTACGAACTCAGCATACATCGTAGAAGATGTGACCAACGTCTACTTAACGCTTTTCCAAGATATGGCACCACCAGCAAGTGTGAAAACGTAACCAGAAGTGGATTTATGATCATCTGTGCACCCGTCAAAATCAGCGTCTGAATAACCAACAACTTCAAGACTGTGAACCTTTCGATATATCAACATGTGGTCTTTAATCTTCGGAAGATATCTCATGACCTTCTTGGCTGCAACCCAATGGTCATGACCAGGATCAGATAAGTACCTACCAAGGACATTCACAGCAAAAACTATGTCAGGTCTAGTACACACTTGTGCATACATCAAACTGCCCACTGCACTAGCATAAGGAATGTCTGCCAGCTTTTCTCTCCAATTCATTTTTGGGGCATTACACCTTGCTTAATTTATCTCCTTTAACTACTGGTATATCGTTAGCCTTACAAGATTGCATATTAAATCTGGAAAGAACCCGATCAACATAAGACTTCTGAGATGACCCAAGAATATTGCGAGATTTGTCATGAATAATCTCTATGCCGAGTACAAAAGAAGCTTCCCCAAGATCTTTCAACTCAAAATTTCTTGATAAGAATTTTTTGGTTTCATATAGCAATCCGTGATCACTACTAGTGAGCAGAATGTCATCCACGTACAGTACAAGAAAAATGAATCTGGTCCCACTGATTTTCAGATAGACGCATtcatcaaatttatttttcacgAAACCAAACGATGACACAACACTATCAAACTTGAGATACCATTGACGAGAAGCTTGCTTCAAGCCATAAATAAACTTATTCAATTTGCACACTAGGTGCTCCGTTCCACTTTCAACGAAACCCTCAGGTTGTTTCATGTAAATTTCCTAAGTTAAGTTTCCATTGAGAAAATGGAATTATTGGTTAAGTTACTATGCTTGTAGATTCTAAGAAGAGTAGTGTGGCAGAGAGACGTAATCGCACTTTGAtagatatgaaaaagaagtatGATAAGTCGGATCAATATGCCCGAATTTCTGTGGGGCGAGGCCATAAAAACTGCTGCTTATATTCTAAATCGGGTTCCGAGTAAGGTTGTTTCTAAAACACCATTTGAATTGTGGACTGGCAGAAACCAAGTCTGAATCATTTTCGGGGTTGGGGTTGTCCTGTGGTAGCTAAAATCTTTGATCCGCTGCTGAAGAAGACTGATCTAAGGACTGTTCGTTGTTATTTCATGGGATATCCAGACCATTCCAAAGGCTATTGGTTCTATTGCCCCTCTCGGCGAACTAGAATTTTTGAATCTCGTACGGCTAAATTTTCGGAGTTAGACTTTCTTTGAAAGAAATAATTCTCGGTCTAATGAGCCAGGGGGAGCAGTAGTAGTGCACATGATCTTGCTCCCATGGCGGTAGAAAAAAGGAATGTTCAAGCTGATAAAACACTTTTTGAAGTTTCAAAGATTCGACTTCGAAGATCACAAAGATATAGGAGGTCCGCTATTTCTAGTGATTATCAAGTATATCTTGGTGAAGCTGATTATGATATTGGTCAAATTGAGGATCCGGTGACTTTTAAACAAGCTGTTAACAGTCATGAATCAGATAAATGGCTAGATGCCATGAATGATGAAATGAAATCCATGTATGATAATGGTGTTTGGGAGATATTTGAGTTGCCTCAAGGTAACAAACCGATCAGTTGTATATgggtttataaaataaagaaagacagtcatggaaatattgaaagaTTTAAAGCCCATTTGGTAACAAAGGGCTTTACTAAGAAAGAAGGCATTGATTACAATGAGACTTTTTCACCCATGTCTACTAAAGATGCTTTCAGAATTATCATGGCACTGGTGGCTCATTTTGACCTCGAGCTCTACCAGATGGATGTCAAGATAGCTTTTCTCAATGGATATGGTTATTGTAAAAGATGCACCGGCAGAACCAACTGAGGAAAGTAATGAcaaagagaaaaatgaatatgctaAATGGGAAAGATACAACAGGTTGTGCTTAAAGGCCTTAAAGAGGTCAATTGTTGAGCATTTACTGGGGTCTCTACCAGAAACAGATAGCGCAAGGATTTTTTCAGGTCGTGGGTAGTGTTTTCAAGTTTTCAATAATGCTAAATCCTCAAGATTGATAGGTGAGCTAAGGAATTTAAAGTATGATGAAATAGTGAGCGTCCATCAGTTTATTTTGAGAATGGTCTCTATGCAGAATAAGTTGAACTTAGATATGACTCTTCCTAATAGTTTCATTGTTCATAAAGCTTTTTCACAGCTTTCGTCACAATTTAGTCAGATGAGGATTGCTTATAATATAATCAACCAGTCATGGACTATTAATGAGCTCATTACTAAATGTGATGCCGAGGAAGCAAAAGTGAAAAGAGAAAAGGTGGCGGCCACTAATGAAAAGATAGAATATGCTAACATGGTTTCTCAGGCAAAATTTTCAACTAACAAgttcaaaggaaagaaaaagtgGCAAGGTCCTAAAAAGACTCAGGCTTTCAAAGGAAATGGTAAAAGTGCAAAACCTAACAGTAATGGAAATCAAAAAGGTGTTGATGGAAAATGCCATTTTTGTGATAAGAAGGGTCACAAGAGGAAAACGCCATTTTTGTGATAAGAAGGGTCACAAGATAGCAGACTTCTTCAAGTTTAAGGTTTACAAAGAGAAGCAAAAGCTTTGATACCACATGTAAGATATTTAACACGATAATTCCAATATCAAACATGATAATAGGACACAAAATTATAATAGATTAGTAGGATAGAACGGTGTACCTGTTTAAGCCATAATGAACAACAAAACGAACTAGGTTTTCTCCCTATTACCCTTTTCGTTAAGGCGGCGTCAATGGGACAATAACCTTACACCTATTTTTTGTATCTCTAAAGCAATAACACAGAAGAGCCAAGAGGTGTCTTATATAGGGTTAGAGGAGGAGACCTAGCTGCAATATTGAAATCCTAATGGGCCCACCCATTATGGGCCTTATTGGATTAAGCCTAAACTCACTGTCTTACTAGATCCGCCAGCACATAAAGTGCAGGACCCAATACCAATTATCACACTATAATTGGGCACACATTTATGGACTATCAAACAACCCGGAAAAGttaaatataaagaaaatattttaaataatgtaAGCCCATTTTCTAACAGAACCTCCTTGACGTAACGAAAGATTAAATTTTGTGATAAAGCAGGTTCAGATATTTCTTAATTAGATCATAAATTCAAATCTTAAGTGTGACATTCTTGTAATTTGTAGCAACTCATGTGCATAAGTGTGAATTGAAATAGCAAACTTGATTGATATCGATTTCTAAGTTCTTGTGATCGTGGTGAGATGAATTTAGTGAATTTTACAGAAGTGTTTATTTTTCGATTTGGGAATATGTTACTGTTGAATAGAAGCAACAGACTTAGATAAAAGAAAGGCAAAAAGCTTTTTTCTATTACATATCTCATTGTTCtgatataaatgtatttgtatatagaAAAGAGAAAACCTAGAATTCTATTTTAGGCAATACACATATAAGaggcaacaaaggaatattccTGTAATAAAATCtcctagaattaagatctctaATCAAGGGATTTGAATCAATCTCTCATTGTCAATACCCCTCCTCAAGTTGGTGCATAGATATCTATCATGCCCAACTTGTCAATCACTTCATGGAATATTTTTCCTGGTACTGCCTTTGTGAGGATATCTTTAAGTTGGTTCATAGACTTTACATATAGAAACTAGATGATCTTCTAATCAAGTTTTTCTCTAATGAAATGACGATCCACTTCAACATGCTTAGTGCGATCATGTTGTACTGGATTTTGTGCTATTTGAATTGCAGATttattatcacaaaacaactttaTAAGTCGTAACTTGCAACTCTAAAATCATCCAGAACTCTTTAGATCCATAATAGCTCAAATAAACCATGcgtcatacattggaattccacttcttcacttgactgaGCAGCAACCTTTTGTGTCTTACTTCTCCAGGTAACAAGATTACCTTCAACGAATATGAAGTAACCTGCAGTCGATCTCTTAGTTGAGCGATCTCCAGCCCAATCAGTGTAGCCTTCAACAGTTGTTGCT
Coding sequences within it:
- the LOC132058000 gene encoding secreted RxLR effector protein 161-like, which codes for MNWREKLADIPYASAVGSLMYAQVCTRPDIVFAVNVLGRYLSDPGHDHWVAAKKVMRYLPKIKDHMLIYRKVHSLEVVGYSDADFDGCTDDHKSTSGYVFTLAGGAISWKSVK